Proteins from a genomic interval of Paenibacillus sp. FSL H8-0048:
- a CDS encoding B12-binding domain-containing radical SAM protein, producing MRILVVSTNTLLRPMPVLPVGAGMVYSALTAAGFSTRFLDLAFVAEPLEALREELRVTGADLICLSVRNIDNQVIQQPESYLSFLQEVMQVCRTCSSAKVLLGGAAMLVMPGELVKELGADYGIKGSGGEAEAVRLAREMEQGQAPETGTVRNADPAYHPVYSRVPPKSLFAPQYFIPNPRIKKASMGYQASRGCSRHCIYCSEGYMNAGACRIPAEQFSEDMKILENDYQVRSITFVDGVFNHEVEETVEFCNLIGRTSPSLEWSCALTPARITGELIRSLKENGCRFVDIGADSGSRQMLRRMGKQFTPEQLVELGRLLEEYQLPYSVSLLFGGPGENEETVQETVQVVNQLNPVYILASQGIRVYPHTSLYHVALQEQVIRAEDNLLFPAYYQSKDYSADLLTDALSASRHIYKDMLMNSIGGRT from the coding sequence ATGAGAATACTGGTAGTGTCTACGAATACCCTGCTCCGACCGATGCCAGTTCTTCCTGTCGGCGCGGGGATGGTCTACTCAGCCCTCACGGCTGCCGGATTTAGCACCCGTTTTCTGGATCTGGCCTTCGTAGCTGAACCGCTGGAGGCGCTTCGCGAGGAGCTGCGGGTCACCGGAGCGGATCTGATCTGCCTCTCGGTGCGCAACATCGATAATCAGGTGATTCAGCAGCCGGAGAGCTATCTCTCTTTCTTACAGGAAGTCATGCAGGTATGCCGTACTTGCAGTTCAGCCAAGGTACTGCTTGGCGGGGCTGCAATGCTGGTGATGCCCGGCGAGCTGGTGAAGGAGCTGGGGGCGGACTACGGAATCAAGGGGAGTGGAGGCGAAGCGGAAGCAGTGCGGCTGGCCCGTGAGATGGAACAGGGGCAGGCCCCGGAGACAGGTACGGTACGTAATGCAGATCCCGCCTATCATCCGGTGTACAGCCGTGTTCCGCCGAAGTCGCTGTTCGCTCCACAGTATTTTATCCCGAACCCCCGCATCAAAAAAGCCTCGATGGGCTATCAGGCCTCCAGAGGGTGCAGCCGGCACTGCATTTATTGCTCGGAGGGCTACATGAATGCCGGCGCCTGCCGGATTCCTGCGGAGCAGTTCAGCGAAGATATGAAGATCCTGGAGAATGACTATCAGGTGCGTAGTATCACTTTTGTAGACGGGGTGTTCAATCATGAGGTGGAGGAGACGGTGGAGTTCTGCAACCTGATCGGCCGCACCAGCCCCTCGCTGGAATGGAGCTGCGCCCTGACTCCGGCCCGTATTACCGGGGAGCTGATCCGCTCGCTGAAGGAGAACGGCTGCCGCTTCGTGGATATCGGTGCCGACTCGGGTTCCCGGCAGATGCTGCGGCGCATGGGCAAGCAATTCACTCCTGAGCAACTGGTTGAGCTGGGACGCCTGCTGGAAGAGTATCAGCTCCCCTACTCCGTATCGCTGCTGTTCGGCGGTCCTGGGGAGAATGAAGAGACGGTGCAGGAGACGGTGCAGGTGGTCAATCAGCTGAATCCTGTCTATATTCTGGCCAGCCAAGGCATCCGTGTCTACCCTCATACGTCGCTGTATCATGTTGCGCTGCAGGAGCAGGTGATCCGGGCAGAGGATAACTTGCTTTTTCCGGCCTATTACCAGTCCAAGGATTACAGTGCTGATCTGCTCACCGATGCTCTGTCCGCATCACGCCACATCTATAAGGATATGCTTATGAATTCAATTGGAGGAAGGACTTGA
- a CDS encoding B12-binding domain-containing radical SAM protein, with amino-acid sequence MGRVLLISANTEKRPPVFPLGLSYIHASLVASGWEAGMLDMTQLEYTREAVTNYLNAYAPDYIGLSIRNLDNCCMQYPRSFVDQVCLMVDWVREWNSRASIILGGAGFSLLPRQWLQETGADYGIVGDGCDSIVELLGQLEAGQVPSAVSGLMFRTRAGEWNYWPPYAPEQLDQEYFPSRSGFLHSYDVERRVRYNVLTKRGCALSCTYCAYPSLEGRSVRLRSPKRVADEIEQMVVQYDIGSFDFVDSVFNYPLEHAEEICRELIGRTLPLAWGCFLNPRFFTEAFAGLLKQAGCTEVEFGIDSGSDICLRSFKKNFRQGEIRKVVQLCRSQELDFSFCLLIGGPEETPETLRETLDLMEELAVQRIFGLFGIRILPSTDMYSYVGSPEPDELLHPKFFMSPQLSLEQANRICAPYRERNPDWMFI; translated from the coding sequence ATGGGCAGAGTGCTGCTGATCTCGGCGAATACGGAGAAGCGGCCGCCTGTATTCCCGCTGGGTCTTAGCTATATTCACGCCAGTCTTGTCGCTTCCGGCTGGGAGGCAGGCATGCTGGACATGACCCAACTGGAGTATACCCGGGAGGCTGTTACGAATTACCTTAATGCCTACGCGCCGGATTACATCGGGCTCTCGATCCGTAACCTGGACAATTGCTGCATGCAGTATCCCCGGAGCTTTGTGGATCAGGTCTGCTTGATGGTGGATTGGGTGCGGGAATGGAATAGCAGGGCCAGTATCATTCTGGGAGGAGCGGGCTTCTCGCTCCTGCCCAGGCAGTGGCTGCAGGAGACGGGAGCCGATTACGGCATTGTCGGTGACGGCTGTGACAGTATCGTGGAGCTGCTGGGCCAGCTGGAAGCGGGGCAGGTGCCGTCCGCAGTAAGCGGACTCATGTTCAGGACAAGGGCCGGAGAATGGAATTACTGGCCGCCGTATGCGCCTGAGCAGCTGGATCAGGAGTATTTCCCCAGCCGCAGCGGATTTCTGCACAGCTATGATGTGGAGCGGAGGGTCCGATACAATGTATTGACCAAAAGGGGCTGTGCGCTAAGCTGCACCTATTGTGCTTACCCGTCACTGGAGGGCCGGTCCGTCCGCCTGCGGTCACCGAAGAGGGTGGCCGATGAGATTGAGCAGATGGTGGTGCAGTATGACATCGGTTCTTTTGATTTCGTGGACAGTGTGTTCAACTATCCGCTGGAGCATGCCGAAGAGATCTGCCGGGAGCTGATCGGGCGGACGTTACCGTTAGCCTGGGGCTGCTTCCTGAATCCGCGCTTCTTCACGGAAGCATTCGCCGGTCTGCTTAAGCAGGCCGGGTGTACGGAGGTGGAGTTCGGCATTGATTCCGGCAGCGATATCTGCCTCAGATCGTTCAAGAAAAATTTCCGGCAGGGCGAGATCCGCAAGGTGGTCCAGCTCTGCCGCAGCCAGGAGCTGGACTTCAGCTTCTGCCTCCTGATCGGGGGACCGGAGGAGACACCGGAGACGCTGCGCGAGACACTGGATCTGATGGAGGAGCTTGCGGTGCAGCGCATCTTCGGCTTGTTCGGCATCCGTATTCTGCCGTCCACCGATATGTACAGCTATGTGGGTTCGCCGGAGCCGGATGAGCTGCTGCATCCGAAGTTCTTCATGTCCCCGCAGCTGAGTCTGGAGCAGGCGAACCGCATCTGTGCTCCGTACCGGGAGCGTAACCCGGACTGGATGTTCATTTGA
- the hemW gene encoding radical SAM family heme chaperone HemW, with the protein MNKPVYPFREIGIGHYPMGNTPVSPEDSARLPSLMNLNQAAASSKLVYVHIPFCDSICPFCPYPKAFNEQGARKDYLAALFRELEMYGMTPQIRNCSVEALYIGGGTPSVLDEEEITALFEQLQATLPMHHIEEITFEGNPASFTAAKLKLLQALGVNRISLGVQTFNDELGRRLGLLQTGEDSLRAIQNSREAGIANVSLDLMYNLPGQTMEEWLADLAKVVELDIGHVTLFPLKIIPGFGLAKRIASGELPACGGLELEQQMYVEACCYLESQGYSVESTYDFVRPGGHHVYSRKHFDDYLDLLSVGLGAFGDVGGYAYQNVKLLPEYVKKITSGDLPIALGYEVKAEDLPNQFLAMGLRRTAIDRQQFRRKFGVYPEEHFPELFDKFVKEGLVEIREDTIALTRFHGLFWGNNVCKEFCEEQIKLAFPK; encoded by the coding sequence ATGAACAAGCCTGTATACCCGTTCCGGGAGATCGGGATAGGGCATTATCCCATGGGAAACACTCCGGTGTCGCCAGAGGACAGCGCACGGCTGCCGTCTCTCATGAACTTGAATCAAGCCGCGGCAAGCTCCAAGCTGGTCTATGTACATATTCCCTTCTGCGATTCCATCTGCCCGTTCTGCCCGTACCCCAAGGCGTTCAACGAGCAGGGTGCCCGCAAGGATTATCTGGCTGCGCTGTTCCGCGAGCTGGAGATGTACGGGATGACGCCGCAGATCCGCAATTGCTCGGTAGAAGCGCTCTATATCGGCGGCGGGACGCCGAGTGTGCTGGACGAGGAAGAGATCACCGCACTCTTCGAGCAGCTACAAGCCACATTGCCTATGCACCATATCGAAGAAATCACGTTCGAGGGCAATCCCGCCTCGTTCACCGCTGCCAAGCTGAAGCTGCTTCAGGCGCTCGGCGTGAACCGGATCAGTCTCGGGGTGCAGACGTTCAACGATGAGCTGGGCAGACGCCTCGGACTGCTTCAGACCGGTGAGGATTCCCTGCGGGCAATTCAGAATTCCAGAGAGGCGGGCATCGCGAACGTCAGCCTGGATCTGATGTACAATCTGCCGGGCCAGACGATGGAGGAATGGCTTGCGGATCTGGCGAAGGTAGTGGAGCTGGACATCGGCCATGTCACACTATTTCCGCTGAAGATCATTCCCGGCTTCGGTCTGGCTAAGCGCATTGCCAGCGGCGAGCTTCCGGCCTGCGGCGGACTTGAGCTGGAACAGCAGATGTATGTGGAGGCTTGCTGTTACCTGGAATCGCAGGGCTACTCGGTGGAATCGACGTATGATTTCGTCCGGCCGGGAGGCCACCATGTGTATAGCCGCAAGCATTTCGACGATTATCTGGACCTGCTCTCTGTGGGGCTGGGGGCATTCGGCGATGTGGGCGGATATGCCTACCAGAATGTGAAGTTACTCCCTGAATATGTGAAAAAGATTACATCCGGCGACCTCCCCATTGCTTTAGGCTACGAAGTGAAGGCAGAGGATCTGCCCAACCAGTTCCTGGCCATGGGCCTGCGCCGTACAGCGATTGACCGCCAGCAGTTCCGCCGCAAATTCGGCGTTTACCCGGAGGAGCACTTCCCGGAGCTGTTCGACAAATTCGTGAAGGAAGGGCTGGTCGAAATCCGCGAGGACACGATTGCGCTCACGCGTTTTCATGGGCTGTTCTGGGGCAACAATGTATGTAAGGAGTTCTGCGAGGAGCAGATCAAGCTGGCTTTTCCAAAATGA